One Struthio camelus isolate bStrCam1 chromosome 10, bStrCam1.hap1, whole genome shotgun sequence genomic region harbors:
- the TPPP3 gene encoding tubulin polymerization-promoting protein family member 3 isoform X1, with protein MVMSSTMAGSAEMASLEESFRKFAIYGDTKATGQEMNGKNWAKLCKDCKVTDGKSVTSTDVDIVFSKVKGKTARVINYEEFKKALEELAPKRFKDKSKEEAYEAICQLVAGKEPVNVGVTKAKTVGAVERLTDTSKYTGSHKERFDESGKGKGKSGRENIVDTSGYVSAYKNAGTYDAKVKK; from the exons ATGGTGATGAG TAGCACCATGGCCGGAAGCGCTGAGATGGCGTCTCTGGAAGAGAGCTTCCGGAAGTTCGCAATCTATGGTGACACCAAGGCTACGGGGCAAGAAATGAATGGGAAGAACTGGGCCAAGCTGTGCAAAGACTGCAAAGTGACTGATGGCAAAAGCGTCACCAGCACTGATGTGGACATTGTCTTCTCCAAGGTGAA GGGGAAAACAGCCCGTGTCATCAATTACGAGGAGTTCAAGAAGGCCCTGGAGGAGCTGGCCCCAAAGAGATTTAAGGACAAAAGCAAAGAGGAGGCATATGAAGCCATCTGCCAGCTGGTGGCAGGGAAGGAGCCAGTAAATGTGGGCGTCACT AAAGCCAAGACTGTGGGGGCAGTGGAGAGACTGACAGACACCTCCAAGTACACGGGCTCCCACAAGGAACGCTTCGATGAGAGTGGCAAGGGCAAGGGGAAGAGCGGGCGGGAGAACATCGTGGACACCAGCGGCTATGTCAGTGCCTACAAGAACGCGGGCACCTATGACGCCAAAGTGAAGAAGTAG
- the TPPP3 gene encoding tubulin polymerization-promoting protein family member 3 isoform X2 has protein sequence MVMSTMAGSAEMASLEESFRKFAIYGDTKATGQEMNGKNWAKLCKDCKVTDGKSVTSTDVDIVFSKVKGKTARVINYEEFKKALEELAPKRFKDKSKEEAYEAICQLVAGKEPVNVGVTKAKTVGAVERLTDTSKYTGSHKERFDESGKGKGKSGRENIVDTSGYVSAYKNAGTYDAKVKK, from the exons ATGGTGATGAG CACCATGGCCGGAAGCGCTGAGATGGCGTCTCTGGAAGAGAGCTTCCGGAAGTTCGCAATCTATGGTGACACCAAGGCTACGGGGCAAGAAATGAATGGGAAGAACTGGGCCAAGCTGTGCAAAGACTGCAAAGTGACTGATGGCAAAAGCGTCACCAGCACTGATGTGGACATTGTCTTCTCCAAGGTGAA GGGGAAAACAGCCCGTGTCATCAATTACGAGGAGTTCAAGAAGGCCCTGGAGGAGCTGGCCCCAAAGAGATTTAAGGACAAAAGCAAAGAGGAGGCATATGAAGCCATCTGCCAGCTGGTGGCAGGGAAGGAGCCAGTAAATGTGGGCGTCACT AAAGCCAAGACTGTGGGGGCAGTGGAGAGACTGACAGACACCTCCAAGTACACGGGCTCCCACAAGGAACGCTTCGATGAGAGTGGCAAGGGCAAGGGGAAGAGCGGGCGGGAGAACATCGTGGACACCAGCGGCTATGTCAGTGCCTACAAGAACGCGGGCACCTATGACGCCAAAGTGAAGAAGTAG
- the TPPP3 gene encoding tubulin polymerization-promoting protein family member 3 isoform X3, which yields MAGSAEMASLEESFRKFAIYGDTKATGQEMNGKNWAKLCKDCKVTDGKSVTSTDVDIVFSKVKGKTARVINYEEFKKALEELAPKRFKDKSKEEAYEAICQLVAGKEPVNVGVTKAKTVGAVERLTDTSKYTGSHKERFDESGKGKGKSGRENIVDTSGYVSAYKNAGTYDAKVKK from the exons ATGGCCGGAAGCGCTGAGATGGCGTCTCTGGAAGAGAGCTTCCGGAAGTTCGCAATCTATGGTGACACCAAGGCTACGGGGCAAGAAATGAATGGGAAGAACTGGGCCAAGCTGTGCAAAGACTGCAAAGTGACTGATGGCAAAAGCGTCACCAGCACTGATGTGGACATTGTCTTCTCCAAGGTGAA GGGGAAAACAGCCCGTGTCATCAATTACGAGGAGTTCAAGAAGGCCCTGGAGGAGCTGGCCCCAAAGAGATTTAAGGACAAAAGCAAAGAGGAGGCATATGAAGCCATCTGCCAGCTGGTGGCAGGGAAGGAGCCAGTAAATGTGGGCGTCACT AAAGCCAAGACTGTGGGGGCAGTGGAGAGACTGACAGACACCTCCAAGTACACGGGCTCCCACAAGGAACGCTTCGATGAGAGTGGCAAGGGCAAGGGGAAGAGCGGGCGGGAGAACATCGTGGACACCAGCGGCTATGTCAGTGCCTACAAGAACGCGGGCACCTATGACGCCAAAGTGAAGAAGTAG